From a region of the Solanum stenotomum isolate F172 chromosome 2, ASM1918654v1, whole genome shotgun sequence genome:
- the LOC125857146 gene encoding probable WRKY transcription factor 7 gives MAVDLMTSGYRTDNFSSKMEETAVQEAATAGLQSVEKLIRLLSQSHQNQHQQKPNFQDSSSSSLGNSSVSADYQAVADAAVNKFKKFISLLDKNRTGHARFRRGPISSPSPPLPSKPQQLQQPIKNQNPQIEEIEKPQTSNTKIYCPTPIQRLPPLPHNHLQLVKNGSIERKEASTTINFASPSPATSFMSSLTGETESLQQSLSSGFQITNLSQVSSAGRPPLSTSSFKRKCSSMDDTALKCSSAGGSSGRCHCPKKRKSRVKRVVRVPAISMKMADIPPDDYSWRKYGQKPIKGSPHPRGYYKCSSVRGCPARKHVERALDDPAMLIVTYEGEHNHSHSITETPGAHVLESS, from the exons ATGGCTGTAGACTTAATGACCAGTGGTTACAGAACCgataatttttcatcaaaaatggaGGAAACCGCCGTACAAGAAGCTGCGACCGCCGGACTTCAAAGCGTCGAGAAATTAATCCGATTGTTGTCTCAATCTCATCAAAATCAACATCAACAAAAACCGAATTTTCAAGATTCgtcatcttcttctttgggtaattcctctgtTTCTGCAGATTATCAAGCTGTAGCTGATGCTGCtgtaaacaaatttaaaaagttcatttctttacttgataaaaaCAGAACTGGCCATGCTAGATTCCGCCGAGGCCCAATTagttctccttctcctcctcttcCATCAAAACCACAACAATTACAACAACCCATTAAGAATCAGAACCCCCAAATTGAAGAAATCGAAAAGCCCCAAACTTCAAATACCAAAATCTACTGTCCGACCCCAATTCAAAGATTGCCTCCGTTACCTCATAACCATCTTCAATTAGTGAAAAATGGGTCGATTGAGAGGAAAGAAGCATCAACTACCATCAATTTTGCTTCTCCGTCGCCGGCGACTTCGTTTATGTCATCGTTAACAGGGGAAACAGAGAGCTTACAACAGTCTTTATCTTCTGGGTTTCAAATAACAAATCTTTCTCAGGTTTCATCCGCCGGCCGGCCACCTCTTTCTACTTCTTCATTCAAAAGAAAGTGTAGTTCCATGGACGATACTGCTCTCAAGTGCAGCAGCGCCGGTGGGTCCTCCGGCCGTTGCCACTGCCCaaagaaaag AAAATCAAGAGTCAAAAGAGTAGTAAGAGTCCCTGCTATTAGCATGAAAATGGCTGATATTCCACCTGATGATTATTCATGGAGAAAATATGGTCAAAAACCCATCAAGGGTTCTCCTCATCCTAG AGGATATTACAAATGTAGCAGTGTACGAGGATGTCCAGCAAGAAAACATGTAGAAAGAGCATTAGATGATCCAGCGATGTTGATTGTTACATATGAAGGAGAACACAATCATTCCCATTCCATTACAGAAACACCAGGAGCTCATGTTCTTGAATCttcttaa